The stretch of DNA TGCCCCCGCGGCAGGCAAAAACCCAGGTCGCTGCTGTCGGCAAAATACTCCACCCAATCCGGGTCGAATTCTTTCCTGTCGGCTGCCGGCGGTTCGGTTTCCCGGGCTGCTTCGGCTTCCTCCGCCCGTTCGCCGTCATGGTCCCGCAGTTCTAACAGGGGATTTTCCAGCACCTGCTGTTCCACATATTCGGTCAGTTCCAGGGCAGACATCTGCAGTACAGTGATGGCCTGGCGAAGCTCCGGCGTCATAATTAATTTTTGCGTTTGTTCCAAATTCAGGCCAAAGTCCATTCGCAAGATCCATCACCTCCCGTTATTAATGTTTATTTGAAAAACTCATCAACAGCCCGCTTGGCCCGCACACTTTCCGCCAAACGCTCCAGCTTGCGCAAGCGGTGGTTAACGCCTGATTTGCCCAGGGGCGGCTCCCACAATTCCCCCAGCTCCTTCAGGCTGGCATCCGGGTACTGCAGCCTTAATTCCGCTGCCTCCCGCAGCGGCTTGGGCAATTTAGCCAGTCCCACCGTATCAGCCAGGTATTTAATATTTTCCAGCTGCCGCACCGCCGCGTTGACCGTTTTGTTTAAGTTGGCGGTTTCGCAGTTAACCAGGCGGTTAACCTGGTTTCTCATATCTTTATAAATGCGGGCGTTTTCAAAATCCAACAGGGCCCCATGGGCCCCCATGTAGTTAAGACAGGCAATAATTTGTTCACTGCCCTTGAGATAAACAACATACCAGTTTTTGCGGGGGCTAACCCGGGCCGGCAGGTGAAAGCTCTGCATCAGCCGGGCCAGCTCCAGGGCGTGTTGCTGGCTGTCCGTAATAATCTCCAAATGGTAGGTGCCTTCGGGGTTATTTACCGAGCCGCCGCCTAAAAAAGCCCCCCTCAGGTAGGCTTTGCGGCAGCACTCCCGGGCAATTAACTCCCGGTTGATGCCTTCTGCGGCAATGGCTGCGCCTGATGCGCCGATCCCCAGGGCTTTAAAAATTTCCTCGATGCCCGGCTGAGAAGGAATCCGCACCAAATAAACATTGTTTTTGCGCAACCTGACCTTGCGCCGTACCAAAATCTCGGTGGACAAGCCAAACAGGTTTTTCAGCAATTTAAATATTTTCCGGGCAACGGCGGCATTTTCTGTCACGATGTTCAGCGACAGCTTCTTCTGGCCGCTGATCTGCACACTGCCGTCCATTTTAATTAAGGCAGCCAGCTCTGCCAGCCGGCAGCAATCTTTGCTGCCCACCACCCGGGCCAGTTCGTTCTTGGTAACTGCCGAGAAGGACACGACAACCCCTCCCTTTGATCATATTATACCACAGAAAATTGGCACAATATGGCCTTCTTGCAATTTTTGTGCCCGGTGTAGCAGGCAAAAAAAAGCTGACCGGGTGGTCAGCTGTGTTAACAATCTTGGCAAGGCGGTGGTTTTATAATCCCCTGCCGGCGACATGTTGCAGCACCGGCAACAGCACTTGAAGGGCGCAGGAGCTAAAGGGGTTCATAAACCCCCGGCAGGATTGGCCGGCCAATCAGCCCCTTAATACTTATGCAGCTCCTCAATAAATTTCTCGTTGCTGTAGTGGCCGGTAACCCGGATGCGGCGGAGCTGGAAGGGGTTGTCCCCGGCTTTGGCCAGGCCCAGCCGGGTGGTGACGGCTGCCCGGTAGCCGGCCTGTTTAACCAGCTCTGACACGGTGTCGTTGTAGCTGCCGTAGGGGTAGGCAAACACCGTTACCGGTTTTTGC from Desulforamulus hydrothermalis Lam5 = DSM 18033 encodes:
- the whiA gene encoding DNA-binding protein WhiA, which encodes MSFSAVTKNELARVVGSKDCCRLAELAALIKMDGSVQISGQKKLSLNIVTENAAVARKIFKLLKNLFGLSTEILVRRKVRLRKNNVYLVRIPSQPGIEEIFKALGIGASGAAIAAEGINRELIARECCRKAYLRGAFLGGGSVNNPEGTYHLEIITDSQQHALELARLMQSFHLPARVSPRKNWYVVYLKGSEQIIACLNYMGAHGALLDFENARIYKDMRNQVNRLVNCETANLNKTVNAAVRQLENIKYLADTVGLAKLPKPLREAAELRLQYPDASLKELGELWEPPLGKSGVNHRLRKLERLAESVRAKRAVDEFFK